ATTCCCTTCAGGGGAAGCGCCGGAACGCAAGCGTACACGGCGCAGTACGGCACGTTCCTGCAGGGAGCGGATGCTCGAAAGAAAGGAGTCCAGACGAGGGCCATTGTCCCGGTAGGAAAGATCCGGAATGGCACTGCCGACGGGGAAATAGAACCGGCAATGCAAGGTGTCACCACCACAGAAAGCCGGACAGACACTTCCCAAGAGCAGGACCAAAACAAAAAACTTCTTCAATTCCATAAAATATAATTTATTCAACATACTTACATATAGCAAAACGAGTTAAAACATTAATCATTAAAAAATATATTTTTCCACTCTCCATGACAGAGAGTGGAAAATAGAGAGAGAAATGCATATACAGGCATTAAAATGCATTTTGTACGAATATAAATTGGAAAATAATATATATAAAAAGAATAATCCGTAGATATACAATAATATAACCTTATATTTTTTACTAAATAACAGAAACAATGGGAATATTATATTTAAAAGAACATACTTCCTGTTACAATTACACAAAATGCATCCGGGAAGGATTTCTATATCACAAATTTTGTGATATAGAAATGGATGAGGAGATAAATGAGACTGATTCCATTTTATTTGTAATAGAAGGAGAACTGGAAATGTCTTGCAACGGAAAAAAAATGAAGCTTTTGGCTGGTAATATGATTTGTTTCGGTAGGGGGAGTAGATTTAAGATCCACTCACGAGGGAAAGGGAGTATTGTTATTGCACAATTTGATAATGCCGTGCAAAGTTGTGAAAAGATTTCATTCGCACAACTTAACAGCCTGGATTCCCCCGGTGATAAAATATATCCTCTTGAAATCAGAGACAGGTTGCATTTGTTTCTCAAGCTTTTAATAAGTTATTTGGAAGACGGAGCCAATTGCGTTCATTTTCATGAAACGAAGCTTAAAGAGCTCTTCTGGAGCATACGGTTTTATTATACAAAAACGGAACAAGCCGCCTTTTTCCATCCCATATTGGGAAATGACTATGATTTTAAAAAAAAGATATTCAATAATTATAGAAATGCCAGGACAGTAAAGGAACTTGCCGGACTATGTGGAACTCCCCTTTCTTCTTTTAAAAGGAAATTTTTAAAAGAGTTCAGAGAACCTGCGGGTAACTGGTTACAGAAACAAATAAATAATATAATTAAA
This sequence is a window from Bacteroides thetaiotaomicron VPI-5482. Protein-coding genes within it:
- a CDS encoding AraC family transcriptional regulator, with protein sequence MGILYLKEHTSCYNYTKCIREGFLYHKFCDIEMDEEINETDSILFVIEGELEMSCNGKKMKLLAGNMICFGRGSRFKIHSRGKGSIVIAQFDNAVQSCEKISFAQLNSLDSPGDKIYPLEIRDRLHLFLKLLISYLEDGANCVHFHETKLKELFWSIRFYYTKTEQAAFFHPILGNDYDFKKKIFNNYRNARTVKELAGLCGTPLSSFKRKFLKEFREPAGNWLQKQINNIIKYKLADEDIPIGNIAEELHFSSHPQFCRYCKRNFGYTPGEWRKLLKNRDKTPGKLSGRV